GGCAAACTATGGCTTGGCTGTTAACCTGCATGTGGTAGGAAGCTGCGTGCAGTGTAGCCTGACTTGAAGTGGTACTGGTGGATATCTCTGGTACAATATAAAATACGGGCCCGTATTTTATATTGTGGGTTGAAACCTTTGCTGCAAAAGAGTCTAAGAAAGATTAATGCTGTTGAGGAAAACTCCTAGGCTGTTCGGCACTTGCCGGGGCAGATCAGGAATTAAAGTGTGGACTAAGTGGTAATCTAGCCCTGAGAGCGGTAACGCCTCAGATAGGGTTTAATGGGAAACCGCCGGTTTGGCGACAGCCGGTACCGCTATGGGAAAACCTGCTGGACCTAAGCCACAACATTTACCTGATCTGCTACTCACTTATCTAAAATTTACATAAAATCCGGGGTGAAATTTTTTGGGAAACCATAAATCCAATGTTTCCACTCGTTACTTGTTTTTGGTGTCAATTGGATCTTTTTTACTGGCAATTATTTTTTCATTGTTGTCGGAAACCATGACGCGGGTTGTAAAAAGTGTTATTATATCCTTGTCTGGTTTGTTGTTTATTATACTAATCGGTATTCTTGCAGATATTATTGGAACAGCAGCCACTGCTGCTCAGGAGGCACCTTTTCATGCCAAAGCCGCCAAACGTGTTCGCGGGGCAAAAGAGGGTGTTTTTTTGTTACGTAATGCAGATAAAGTTGCAAATATTTGCAATGACGTTATAGGAGATATTGTGGGTACTGTCAGTGGTGCTTTAGGGATATCAATTGTGGTTAAAATAGTAAAGAGTAATCCGGGACTCGACGCCTTTTGGGCCAATATTGTAATGACGGCACTGATTGCCTCGATCACGATTTCCGGCAAAGCTTTAGGAAAAGTACTAGCCTTAACAAGGGCAAATGATGTAATATTTTTTGTAGGTAAGATATTGGCTTATTGGGAGAAACTTATTGGTAAAAAGCCAGTAAGAAAAAAGAACCCGAGGTCTTAAAAGAGGGTGGAGCATATTACCTCAATATTAAAAAACATTGCTAGTCCAAAGGATCTAAAAAATTTAAGTTTAAAACAATTGCAAAGTTTAGCTTTAGAAATTAGGGAAACTATTATTAAAACTGTATCCAAAACGGGCGGTCATCTCGCCCCGAACCTGGGAGTTGTAGAACTGACCATTGCTTTACACTGTGTTTTTGATACTTCTGTAGATCGTATTATTTGGGATGTAGGACACCAAAGCTATGTTCATAAGCTGCTTACCGGACGACTGGCGCAGTTTTCGACCCTGCGACAGTATGGAGGCCTCAGTGGGTTTCCCAAACCCGAAGAAAGCATTCATGACGCCTTTGCCACAGGGCATAGTAGTACATCTATCTCCGCAGCCCTGGGAATGGCGTTAACTCGAGATTTAAAAGGCGAGAAGCATTCTGTTGTAGCGGTTATAGGTGATGGTTCTCTGACAGGTGGTATGGCCTTTGAGGCTCTGAATTATGCTGGTCACCTGAAGACCAATATGATTGTGGTTTTAAATGATAATGAAATGTCCATTGCACCCAATGTAGGTGCTTTATCCGGTTACTTGAGCCGATTAAGGACGGACCCTAAATATTCTAAGGGTAAGGATGAGATTGCGGATCTGTTACAAAAAATTCCCCATGGTCCCAAACTTCTTAAAGTGGTGGATCGGTTAAAAGATAGTGTAAAATACCTAGTGGTACCGGGGATGCTGTTTGAAGAACTAGGTTTTACCTACTTGGGTCCGGTGGATGGTCATGATACCAAGGCTGTGTTGACCATGTTGCAGCAGGCTAAGGCTGTCAGTGGCCCTGTTTTAGTACATGTTATAACCAAGAAAGGAAAAGGTTATCTTCCGGCGGAACAAAATCCGGACCGTTATCATGGAGTTGGTCCCTTCGACCTAGAAACCGGTACGGTGGTGAAATCCCAGGGACCACCTAGCTATACAGAAGTCTTTGGTGAAACCATTGTTAAATTAGCCAAAGAAGATGATCGAATTATTGGTATTACTGCAGCCATGCCTAGTGGGACAGGCCTGAATTCCTTTGCTAAAGAGTTTCCCAAAAGGTATTTTGATGTAGGTATTGCAGAGCAGCATGCCGTAACTATGGCCGCAGGAATGGCAGCAACAGGTTACCGCCCCATAGCTGCTATCTATTCAACTTTTTTGCAAAGGGCCTATGATCAGGTTTTACATGATGTATGCATGCAAAATTTACCAGTTACCTTTGCCCTGGATCGAGGCGGACTGGTGGGAGACGACGGACCTACGCACCATGGTGTTTTTGATATATCCTTTTTAAGAAACATCCCTAACCTAGTTATGATGTCGCCAAAGGATGAAAATGAGTTACAACATATGTTGAAGACGGCAGTAACCTATAACGGACCCGTGGCAATCAGATACCCCAGGGGTAATGGCATTGGGATTTCCATGGATGAAAAACTTCAATGTTTGCCCATAGGGAAAGGCGAAGTGATAAGAGAGGGAAACGATGTTCTGCTACTTGCCATCGGCAACATGGTACAGGAAGCACTCAAGGCTGCTGAGAGTTTAAGTGCCCAAGGCATTGAGGCTACTGTAATCAATGCCCGATATACAAAACCATTGGATGAAGAGCTTATCTTAAACTATGCTGGCAGAATTAAGAACATCGTAACCATTGAGGAGCACGTACTGGCAGGGGGCTTTGGTAGTTCGATTCTTGAACTGTTTGAATCCTCTGGCCTGACCGATGTAAAGATGAAACGGCTGGGTTTGCCTGATGAATTTATTGAACATGGAACACAAAATCAATTAAGAGCTCAATACGGGTTAACTTCGGCAGGGATTGTCGATACTGTTTTAAATCATCATATCCATAAAAATAGAACCCGTAAAGAATTTTTGTAAATGAAAATGTTGGAGGAAATGTACTTTGGCTGTTACCAAAGAACGTTTAGATGTCTATCTCGTAAACAATGGTTTTTTTCCCAGTCGGGAAAAGGCCCGTGCCGCGGTGATGGCAGGGCTTGTTTTTGTTGATGGCGAACGGGTGGATAAGCCCGGACACCAGGTGAAAGCAGAGGTTTCTATACAAGTACAGGGCAAGACACTGCCCTTTGTTAGCCGTGGTGGCCTTAAGCTGGAAAAGGCCATGAAAGAGTTTGATATTGATTTAAAAGATCGGGTGGTCATCGATATTGGGGCATCCACCGGTGGTTTTACTGATTGTGCCTTGCAAAATGGAGCTAGGTTGGTCTACGCCGTTGATGTAGGCTATGGACAGTTAGCCTGGAAACTTAGATCTGATCCAAGGGTTATCAGTATGGAGCGGACCAATATTCGGTACTTGGAGCCCGAAGCATTGACGGAACGCCCCAGCTTTGCCACCGTCGATGTTTCCTTTATTTCGCTGGCCCTAGTTTTGCCTAGGGTAGATCTTCTGACTGAATTGGTGGCGGAAGGGATTGCTTTAATTAAACCCCAATTTGAGGCCGGCAGAGAACGGGTTGGCAAAAAGGGTGTAGTGCGTGATCCTGAAGTGCATATAGAGGTGATCGAGAAGGTCCTGGGAGTTGTGCACAATCTGGGATGGCAGGCGGTTGGACTTGCTTTTTCGCCTGTACGGGGTCCAGAAGGTAATATTGAATATTTACTGTACTTTACAAAGGGTCAGCAGGAAAGAGGAACTGCGCCCAATATTCGGGAGACTGTCTACAGTGCCCACACTACCCTTGAGTAACAATAGGTCTGTAGGGGGGGGTTTCTTTGCTTCCTGGTGACCTTCTTATTATCGGCATTATCCTAGGCGTTCTAATTAGCTATTATCTATTTAAAAAGGGACAATCCTATCTTGCAAAAAAACGAGTATTGAAGGCAGGCAGAGCAGAGATTGCTGCCAGAAGATTTTTGGAATCCGAGGGGTATACTGTACTGGCAGTGCAGGAAAGGGTGCCCATTATCACAAAAGTGAATGGCAAACCCCATAAGAGCCATATCAAAGCGGATTTAATTGTACAAAAGGGAAAAGAAATTTTTGTGGTGGATGTAAAAACCGGTGAAGTTGCACAGAAACCGGCTTCGCCGGATAATCGAAGACAATTATTGGAGTACTTTTTAGTCTACCGTCCTAACGGGGTTTTAGTTTTGGATATGGATAACAAGAAATTATACAGGTTGGAGTTTGAAATTGATTTTCCATCCCCGAAAGGAATGAACATTATTCCCTACATTTTATCCTTTTGTGCCGGTGCATTGTTAACCTATCTTCTATTTAAAGGGGGATCTATCCGTTGAACACAATCGGACTGGTGGTTAACAGCAGTAAAGGCGACGTAGCAAAACCAGTTAGGGAAGTGATATCTTGGCTGGCTGAGCAGCGTATAAAAGTTTTGTATAATGAAGAGAGTGCAGTATTATTGGGATGTCCAGAAGAGGGAATATCAACCCGAGAGCTGGGTGCCCAATGCGATTGCATTATGGTTTGGGGCGGGGATGGAACGCTGCTGAATTGTGCCAGGCAAACTGCCTCCAGTGGAACTCCGATTTTTGGCGTTAATTTAGGACGCCTGGGATTTTTAACGGAAATTGATATCCCCGATTTAAGGGAAAGGCTGCAAGCCTTAATTGCTGGACATTTTTATATAGAAGAAAGAATGATGTTAGAGGCTACCGTCATACGGGGTGGTCAAGTTGTAGACCAAGCGGTTTGTTTAAATGATGCAGTTGTTTCCAAGGGTGCTTCTTTTCGCATGGTTCAACTGCGCATTTTGGTCAACAATGAGTTCGTCGGGAGTTTTGCTGCGGACGGTGTCATAGTTGCCAGCCCCACAGGTTCAACAGCCTATTCACTGGCCGCTGGAGGACCCATCATATCACCGGATATGGAGGCCATGCTGATTACACCCATATGTCCTCACTCTTTATCAAACCGCCCCATTGTCATATCACCACAAAGTAAAGTGGAAGTTCAAGTATTACCCTACGTGGATAAGGTGGGGTTAAATTTAGACGGCCAGTATGGTTTACCCCTAAGGGAAGGTGACAGAATACTTATCAATAGGGCAACTGTAAAGGCTCGTTTTCTAAAAATCCAAAAAACAGGGTTCTATGATGTCCTGAGGGAAAAATTAAAGGAGTGGCAGAACGGCCTTGATTAATTGGTTTATGGCTGCTAAACTTGGTCATGATTTTTTGGCAGAAATTTTGCGTAACGGAGACTTAGCTGTGGACGGAACAATGGGCAACGGTCACGATACTCTATTGCTAGCCCAACTGGTGGGGTCCCAGGGTAAAGTCTATGCCTTTGATATTCAAGAACAGGCCATTGATAATACTCGGCAAAGATTAGTTTCACAAAATCTGTTTGACCAACGGGTAAAGCTAATACACGATGGGCACCAGAATATAAAACATTACATCGAACATCCCATTCGTGCAGCAATTTATAATTTGGGTTATTTGCCCGGAGGGGATCATGGGGTTATTACAAAGACTGAAACAACATTGATAGCCCTTGAACATACCTTGAATTTGCTTAGTTCTGGCGGCAGAATGGTCATTGTTGTTTACCCAGGTCACCCGGGAGGCCAACAGGAAAAGGAAGCTGTAGAGCAAATGGTTTCACAACTGGATTCGCTTCATTATAAAGTTCTAAAAATGACCCTGGTTAACCGTCCTCCCTCAGCACCGGGGGTCGTTTTAATCGAGAAGGTGAGGGAATAAAGTGAAAACACAACGGCAAGCTAAAATACTTGAATTAGTGCGAGAAAGAACCATTGAAACCCAGGAGGAACTGGCTGCGGCTTTAAGGGCAGAGGGCTTTGAAGTAACTCAAGCAACGGTATCCAGAGATATTAAAGAACTAAGTCTGATAAAAATTCCGGGGGAAAATAACACTTCCTATTATGCTTCCCCTGGTGAACCCATGATCCGAAGAGGTGGAGAAGATCGATTAAGACGGTTGGTTCGCTTATCACTAAGCGATATTAATTCTAGTGAAAACCTCATTATTATAAAAACACCGCCTGGGGAAGCTCAGGGAATGGCATCTGCCATTGATCATGTGCACTGGCCACAAATTATTGGCACAGTGGCAGGGGATGATACCATACTAGTTATTGTAAAACCAAAAGAAGCAACACCGGAGGTTGTACAGAGGTTCCTTGAATTAGCAAGGGGGTAATGAGCTGTGCTGCAATCATTGTACATCAAAAATTTTGCTTTAATTGACGATGTTGAGGTTGATTTTTCTGATGGCTTAAACGTCGTTACCGGGGAAACTGGTGCCGGTAAGTCGATGCTGATTGATGCCCTGCAGGTTGCCTTAGGAGGACGGGCTTCAGTAGAATTTATCCGTTCCGGTAGAGATAAGGCAACGGTCCAAGCTACCTTTGATATTTCTCACTTATCCTGGCTGAAAAAAAAATTAGAGGAGTCGGGAATTGATTATGACGAAGATCATCTCCTGATTCTCTCCCGGGAATTAAATCGCAGTGGAAAAAATACCTGCCGTATCAATGGTCGGCCGATTAATCTAGGAATCTATAGAGAAATGGGTAGTGGCTTAATTGATATGTTGGGTCAGTACGAGCAACAATCACTTTTGAACCAGGAAAAGCATCGGTGGCTTTTGGACAGATTGGGGGGCCAGGAGGTACTCAATCAGGTTGTTAAAGTAAAAGGAATTTATACCCAGTGGAAACATACAACTGCACAACTGAACGAAATTGAAACCAATGCCAGGGAAAATGCTCGAAGGTTTGAAATGTTGACTTTTCAGGCGAAAGAAATAGCCCGGGCAGATCTGGCAGAGGATGAGGAAGAGGAGCTTCTCAGTGAACGGCGTTTGTTGGTTAACGCTGAGAAGATCACCCGTTTAGCAGGGGAGGTCTATGATTATCTTTATGGGGGAGAAACTAATGT
This genomic interval from Desulforamulus reducens MI-1 contains the following:
- a CDS encoding TlyA family RNA methyltransferase gives rise to the protein MAVTKERLDVYLVNNGFFPSREKARAAVMAGLVFVDGERVDKPGHQVKAEVSIQVQGKTLPFVSRGGLKLEKAMKEFDIDLKDRVVIDIGASTGGFTDCALQNGARLVYAVDVGYGQLAWKLRSDPRVISMERTNIRYLEPEALTERPSFATVDVSFISLALVLPRVDLLTELVAEGIALIKPQFEAGRERVGKKGVVRDPEVHIEVIEKVLGVVHNLGWQAVGLAFSPVRGPEGNIEYLLYFTKGQQERGTAPNIRETVYSAHTTLE
- a CDS encoding class I SAM-dependent methyltransferase; protein product: MINWFMAAKLGHDFLAEILRNGDLAVDGTMGNGHDTLLLAQLVGSQGKVYAFDIQEQAIDNTRQRLVSQNLFDQRVKLIHDGHQNIKHYIEHPIRAAIYNLGYLPGGDHGVITKTETTLIALEHTLNLLSSGGRMVIVVYPGHPGGQQEKEAVEQMVSQLDSLHYKVLKMTLVNRPPSAPGVVLIEKVRE
- the argR gene encoding arginine repressor, whose translation is MKTQRQAKILELVRERTIETQEELAAALRAEGFEVTQATVSRDIKELSLIKIPGENNTSYYASPGEPMIRRGGEDRLRRLVRLSLSDINSSENLIIIKTPPGEAQGMASAIDHVHWPQIIGTVAGDDTILVIVKPKEATPEVVQRFLELARG
- the dxs gene encoding 1-deoxy-D-xylulose-5-phosphate synthase, producing MTSILKNIASPKDLKNLSLKQLQSLALEIRETIIKTVSKTGGHLAPNLGVVELTIALHCVFDTSVDRIIWDVGHQSYVHKLLTGRLAQFSTLRQYGGLSGFPKPEESIHDAFATGHSSTSISAALGMALTRDLKGEKHSVVAVIGDGSLTGGMAFEALNYAGHLKTNMIVVLNDNEMSIAPNVGALSGYLSRLRTDPKYSKGKDEIADLLQKIPHGPKLLKVVDRLKDSVKYLVVPGMLFEELGFTYLGPVDGHDTKAVLTMLQQAKAVSGPVLVHVITKKGKGYLPAEQNPDRYHGVGPFDLETGTVVKSQGPPSYTEVFGETIVKLAKEDDRIIGITAAMPSGTGLNSFAKEFPKRYFDVGIAEQHAVTMAAGMAATGYRPIAAIYSTFLQRAYDQVLHDVCMQNLPVTFALDRGGLVGDDGPTHHGVFDISFLRNIPNLVMMSPKDENELQHMLKTAVTYNGPVAIRYPRGNGIGISMDEKLQCLPIGKGEVIREGNDVLLLAIGNMVQEALKAAESLSAQGIEATVINARYTKPLDEELILNYAGRIKNIVTIEEHVLAGGFGSSILELFESSGLTDVKMKRLGLPDEFIEHGTQNQLRAQYGLTSAGIVDTVLNHHIHKNRTRKEFL
- a CDS encoding NAD(+)/NADH kinase — translated: MNTIGLVVNSSKGDVAKPVREVISWLAEQRIKVLYNEESAVLLGCPEEGISTRELGAQCDCIMVWGGDGTLLNCARQTASSGTPIFGVNLGRLGFLTEIDIPDLRERLQALIAGHFYIEERMMLEATVIRGGQVVDQAVCLNDAVVSKGASFRMVQLRILVNNEFVGSFAADGVIVASPTGSTAYSLAAGGPIISPDMEAMLITPICPHSLSNRPIVISPQSKVEVQVLPYVDKVGLNLDGQYGLPLREGDRILINRATVKARFLKIQKTGFYDVLREKLKEWQNGLD